The Vibrio gazogenes DNA segment GTCCCAAGCTGCATAATCCGTTTAGTGATACTGATATCAAACTGACTGAGTGATAAGGTAATTTTGGCGGTAAAATACCGGAGACATAGAACACAGGTCACAAGCTGGGCAATTAAGGTTGCTACCGCTGCCCCTTTAAGCCCCATACCGAATATGCCCAAAAAGACATAATCCAAAACAATGTTTAATAATGCCCCCACGACAATAAAGATCGTTGCAATATTCGGACTATCATCATTTCTCACTAGCATAGGCATGGCACTGGCACCGATGGAAATGAAAGCCCCATAAGACATAATTTCCACATACTGCCAACTCAGCATCAGTGTGTTGCCCGTGGCGCCTTGCAGATGCAAGCTACTTTTCCCCAAGGCCGTAAACACCAGAGAAGCCAATAAACCAATCCCGACAACCAGAAACAGGGCTGTCACCAGTGTCGATCGTGTCGCAGGTAGGTTCTTCTCACCGCGATATTGGGACAAAACACTACCGCCGCCCATCCCGATAAGAAGACCAAAGCCCATGATTAAGCCCAACAATGGAATCGCCATATTAATGCCGGCTAATCCTTCACTTCCAATATAATGCCCGACAAAGAAACCATCGATGATCTGGTACAAACCACTCACCAGCATGGCGACAATAGAGGGTATCGCAAAGCGCCAAAAAGCCTGTGCAACCGATTGTGGTTGCGTTGGTATCACGGTTGGCATTCTGCCTCTCCCATTATTTAGATGAGAGAGCATAATATAACGAATTAAGATACAATAAAGTTAGTTACTATCCGTTTAACGGATAAGTCAGACAAATTTCAATCGGTAAACCAAGTGATTGGAGCACAATATGAACTGGACCCTTGATCAACTACTCGCTTTTGTGACTGCTGCCGAATTAGGCTCTTTCTCTGCCGCAGCAAGAAAGCTACAGAAAGCACAATCACGCATCAGCAGTGCGATTTCCAATTTAGAACTTGATTTAGGCTTTGAGTTGTTTGATCGCCGTTCTAAGTACCCGGCTCTCACCTCACTAGGAGAAGAAATACTGCCTGAAGCGCAAGCTGTTCTAAACCAATGTTTACGCTTGGAATCCAGAGCATTAACGGCCGCACGTCAGGAGCCGATTTCATTACGCATTGCCATAGACGAAGCGCTTCCCTTAGAAACTATCCACACCATTTTTCCCCAATTCGGAGATTCTTTCCCCAACACTCACTTGGTCATTACCAACGGTTCCCAAGATGATATAGCGGTTGCCATTGCCAATCACAATGCGGATATTGGTCTCATGATCAGTAATGATGAATTGCCCGCTAAATTACAATTACACTCGCTTGGCTATTTCAAGCAGGTTCTCATTGTTGGAAAACAGCACCCTCTGGCCAGTAAAGACACTCTAAGCTTGGCGCAATTACAACAATATCGACAATTCGTATTATGCAATCGCTCAGGAGAAAATCGGGAACATGCCTTAAGTCCAGACCATTGGGACATCGACAGTTATTATTTAATTTGTGAGTTGGTCACACAGAATCAAGGATGGGCCATCGTGCCTGAGCATATTGCCAGCGATAAGTCGTTTTCGCAGCATATCAAAATCGCCAGAAGCGACGTGTTATCGGATCGTTTTATTGAAGTCGGCATTGTTACGCTCATCCAAAGCCCTAGATCTAAGCTAACGGATTGGATTATTGATAAAATGCGCCAATTGATGGCAAATCACCCGAATGAAAGAGCAACATAATGACACCGTAATACGCTGCTCAATGGGAGAACGATAAATAGATAAAGGAGTGATATTCTTATCAAGAATACCACTCCGACGTAAACCATCGATTAACGGCTAACTACTTCACTTTCAACAGCGACAGAATCGCGGTAAATTCCACGACAGCCTTAGAGCTATCTGCATTACTACTTTCCAGCTCACTGACAATTTCTTTAAGCTTGGTCGAAGATTCATGAATACCAACCAAGCTCCTATTTATATCCTCTGCCACGTTCGATTGCTGCTCTGCCGCTGCTGCAACTTGGATTGTATTATCCGAAATACCTGCCACCCTTTCATTCACAATGCCCAATTTATTCGTATTTTCAACAGAAGAAGCGACGGTTTGCTGAGCACTTTCTTGGCTCTCCTCGATCAACGCCACAGCCGATTGAACATCCTGTTGCAAGCCTTTGATCAGGACATCCACTTCTTCTGTTGACTCCTGTGTCCGTGCCGCCAAATTACGCACTTCATCAGCCACCACGGCAAACCCTCGACCTTGATCCCCCGCGCGAGCCGCTTCAATGGCTGCATTCAATGCTAATAAATTAGTTTGCTCTGCAATCGCTCGAATCGTATCCAAAATACTATAAATAGAATCACTGCGTTGAGACACCTGTGCAACTTGATTGCTGGCGTCGTTTAACTGAGCTGCAAGACCTTCAACCATCTGTCGATTCGATTGAACAAGCTCATACGACTCAGTTAAGTACTGACTAATTTCTGTTGCGGCTTCACCATTATGCCGAGCCAAGTTTGCGACTTCTGTTGCCGAGCTAGACATTTCCGTGACAGCGGAGACGACAGAATCTATCTGCTCTGCCTGTACCAAAGTGGACTGATGGGCTGTCGCTGTCGCCTTGGTAAACTCATCATTCGTTTTAGCAACCACATCTCGCTGCTGAATCAGACGAATCATCATGTCCTGCAATTTACCCGTAAACTGATTAAATCCTTGCGCCAACAACACAAGTTCTAAATG contains these protein-coding regions:
- a CDS encoding LysR family transcriptional regulator, whose translation is MNWTLDQLLAFVTAAELGSFSAAARKLQKAQSRISSAISNLELDLGFELFDRRSKYPALTSLGEEILPEAQAVLNQCLRLESRALTAARQEPISLRIAIDEALPLETIHTIFPQFGDSFPNTHLVITNGSQDDIAVAIANHNADIGLMISNDELPAKLQLHSLGYFKQVLIVGKQHPLASKDTLSLAQLQQYRQFVLCNRSGENREHALSPDHWDIDSYYLICELVTQNQGWAIVPEHIASDKSFSQHIKIARSDVLSDRFIEVGIVTLIQSPRSKLTDWIIDKMRQLMANHPNERAT
- a CDS encoding MATE family efflux transporter; the protein is MPTVIPTQPQSVAQAFWRFAIPSIVAMLVSGLYQIIDGFFVGHYIGSEGLAGINMAIPLLGLIMGFGLLIGMGGGSVLSQYRGEKNLPATRSTLVTALFLVVGIGLLASLVFTALGKSSLHLQGATGNTLMLSWQYVEIMSYGAFISIGASAMPMLVRNDDSPNIATIFIVVGALLNIVLDYVFLGIFGMGLKGAAVATLIAQLVTCVLCLRYFTAKITLSLSQFDISITKRIMQLGTSNLVMFTYMSFIIALHNRLFMDYGDTTQLAAFAIVGYLASGYYFFAEGLVSGLQPPVSYYLGAKQYRRIIQTVKLAFSVSVGSGIIVVIVLNLFPEFFTSFFVNANAPLIEATKVGIRLHLMTLFLDGFIFMASVYFVAVGKSGQALFVSVGNMLVQLPFLLILPRFFGIDGVWLAVPLSNIAFTAIVLPMLFMNLKGLMKLNRSNNAQVMTLTNFS